In one Pseudomonas purpurea genomic region, the following are encoded:
- a CDS encoding adenine phosphoribosyltransferase, with amino-acid sequence MLIDAFDIKSLIRPVIDFPKPGVIFRDITPLFQSPKALRLVMDSFAHRYVEADFTHIGAMDARGFLIGSVLAYQLNKPLVLFRKQGKLPADVLAEGYQTEYGEAFLEVHADSLCEGDSVLMFDDLIATGGTLIAAANLARRMGARIFEAAAIIDLPELGGSQRLEDMGIPTFCLTQFALTDK; translated from the coding sequence ATGCTCATCGACGCCTTCGACATCAAATCCCTGATCCGCCCCGTGATCGACTTCCCCAAGCCGGGCGTGATCTTTCGCGACATCACCCCGCTGTTTCAGTCGCCCAAGGCCCTGCGCCTGGTGATGGACAGCTTTGCCCACCGCTATGTCGAGGCTGACTTCACCCACATCGGCGCGATGGATGCCCGTGGCTTTCTGATTGGCTCCGTCCTCGCCTATCAACTGAACAAGCCGCTGGTGCTGTTCCGCAAGCAAGGCAAACTGCCGGCCGACGTGTTGGCCGAGGGTTACCAGACCGAATACGGCGAAGCCTTTCTGGAAGTCCACGCCGACAGCCTGTGCGAAGGCGATTCGGTGCTGATGTTCGATGACCTGATTGCCACGGGCGGGACGCTGATTGCTGCGGCCAACCTGGCTCGGCGCATGGGCGCGCGGATTTTCGAAGCCGCGGCGATTATCGACCTGCCGGAACTGGGCGGCTCCCAACGCCTGGAAGACATGGGCATCCCGACGTTCTGCCTGACGCAGTTTGCGCTGACCGACAAGTAA
- the hemN gene encoding oxygen-independent coproporphyrinogen III oxidase yields MLDAIRWDTDLIRRYDLAGPRYTSYPTAVQFNSQVGTFDLLHALRDSRKALRPLSLYVHVPFCANICYYCACNKVITKDRGRAQPYLQRLEQEIQLIACHLDPNQKVEQLHFGGGTPTFLSHDELRQLMAQLRKHFNLLDDDSGDYGIEIDPREADWSTMGLLRELGFNRVSIGLQDLDPAVQRAVNRLQSLEETRAVIEAARTLQFRSINIDLIYGLPKQTPENFARTVDEVISLQPDRLSVFNYAHLPERFMPQRRINGNELPAPADKLKMLQNTIEQLTAAGYRYIGMDHFALPDDELAIAQEESTLQRNFQGYTTHGHCDLIGLGVSAISQIGDLYCQNSSDLNQYQNALASAQLGTSRGLVCNQDDRLRREVIQQLICNFSLEFTVIEKAFNIDFRGYFGELWPQLQAMADDGLIDLDSEKITVLPAGRLLVRSVCMVFDAYLEQQNRQRFSRVI; encoded by the coding sequence ATGCTCGACGCCATTCGTTGGGACACAGATCTGATCCGCCGCTATGACTTGGCGGGACCTCGTTACACCTCCTACCCGACCGCGGTGCAATTCAACAGCCAGGTCGGCACCTTCGATTTGCTGCACGCCCTGCGCGACAGCCGCAAGGCCCTCAGGCCGTTGTCGCTGTACGTGCATGTGCCGTTCTGCGCGAACATTTGCTACTACTGCGCCTGCAACAAAGTCATCACCAAGGACCGTGGCCGCGCCCAGCCCTACTTGCAGCGCCTGGAGCAGGAAATCCAGTTGATCGCCTGCCACCTCGACCCGAACCAGAAAGTCGAGCAACTGCACTTTGGCGGCGGCACCCCGACCTTTCTCAGCCACGATGAACTGCGCCAGTTGATGGCCCAGTTGCGCAAGCACTTCAACTTGCTGGACGACGATTCGGGTGACTACGGCATCGAAATCGACCCGCGTGAAGCCGACTGGTCGACCATGGGCCTGTTGCGCGAACTGGGCTTCAATCGGGTCAGCATCGGCCTGCAAGACCTCGACCCGGCCGTGCAGCGTGCGGTCAACCGCCTGCAAAGCCTGGAAGAAACCCGCGCGGTGATTGAAGCCGCCCGCACCTTGCAGTTTCGCTCGATCAACATCGACCTGATCTATGGCCTGCCCAAGCAGACGCCGGAAAACTTCGCCCGCACCGTGGACGAAGTCATCAGCCTGCAACCGGACCGGCTCTCGGTGTTCAATTACGCGCACTTGCCGGAACGCTTCATGCCGCAACGGCGCATCAACGGCAACGAACTGCCGGCGCCTGCCGACAAACTGAAAATGCTCCAGAACACCATCGAACAACTGACCGCGGCCGGGTATCGCTACATCGGCATGGACCACTTCGCCCTGCCCGACGACGAACTGGCCATCGCCCAGGAAGAGTCGACGTTGCAGCGTAATTTCCAGGGCTACACCACCCACGGCCATTGCGACCTGATCGGGCTGGGCGTGTCGGCCATCAGCCAGATTGGCGACCTGTACTGCCAGAACAGCAGCGACCTCAACCAGTACCAGAACGCCCTGGCCAGCGCGCAACTGGGCACCAGCCGTGGCCTGGTGTGCAACCAGGACGACCGCCTGCGCCGGGAAGTGATTCAACAATTGATTTGCAACTTCAGCCTGGAGTTCACCGTGATCGAGAAAGCGTTCAACATCGACTTTCGCGGTTACTTCGGCGAGCTTTGGCCACAGTTGCAGGCCATGGCCGACGATGGCCTGATCGATCTCGACAGCGAGAAAATCACTGTGCTGCCCGCCGGCCGGTTGCTGGTGCGTTCGGTGTGCATGGTGTTCGATGCGTACCTGGAACAGCAGAACCGCCAGCGTTTCTCTCGGGTGATTTAA
- a CDS encoding metallophosphoesterase, whose translation MKLYEKSKLLACLSLLLVVPGVYGASSVGTPHHMVFVSDSQYPWSDLTDEGLPDPNKEARSKELIGLQYSDISSFRKLNGGAAGIPVMINGDITAFGHGGERSYMKSVFEDKLEGLYDYGLGNHDYANNVDDCFLNNCAAGSVNDLKDRYWGKVGSMDLAARSSGLGTVYYGSLAYSKSYGDVHMVQLNNEPTYTVRFTAGNPLASTVFEITSALDWLEQDLKRAREQGKVIILNMHKVYLWDGGDEQISRFRQMIEKYKVTAAFGGHDHWGAGTYFDWDKRKYFGDVPVFMSGSASQQTYLITSFSADKKSLSVSVVRNSNWPSRKVDKVIPILR comes from the coding sequence ATGAAGTTATATGAGAAAAGCAAACTGTTGGCGTGTCTTTCATTGCTGCTGGTTGTTCCCGGGGTCTATGGAGCTTCGTCAGTGGGGACACCGCACCACATGGTGTTTGTGTCGGACTCGCAATACCCCTGGAGCGATCTGACTGATGAGGGTCTCCCTGATCCAAACAAGGAGGCGCGCTCAAAAGAGCTGATCGGCTTGCAGTATTCCGATATATCGAGCTTCAGGAAACTCAATGGTGGTGCGGCCGGTATACCGGTGATGATTAACGGTGACATAACCGCCTTCGGTCATGGTGGCGAGCGCTCATACATGAAGTCGGTCTTTGAGGATAAGTTGGAGGGGCTTTATGACTACGGCTTGGGCAATCATGACTATGCCAATAATGTGGATGACTGTTTCCTGAATAACTGTGCAGCTGGAAGTGTCAATGATCTTAAGGATCGCTACTGGGGGAAGGTCGGCTCCATGGATCTGGCGGCGAGAAGTTCCGGTCTTGGAACGGTTTACTATGGCAGCCTCGCCTATTCGAAAAGTTACGGTGATGTGCACATGGTTCAGTTGAATAATGAGCCGACTTACACGGTGAGATTTACCGCTGGAAATCCGCTTGCGTCGACAGTGTTTGAAATCACCTCGGCACTCGACTGGTTGGAGCAGGATTTAAAGAGGGCTCGCGAGCAGGGCAAAGTCATCATTCTCAATATGCACAAGGTTTACTTGTGGGACGGTGGGGACGAGCAGATTTCGAGATTCCGGCAGATGATTGAGAAATACAAGGTGACGGCCGCTTTTGGTGGGCATGATCATTGGGGCGCGGGGACTTACTTTGATTGGGACAAGCGGAAGTATTTTGGTGATGTGCCGGTATTCATGAGCGGGTCTGCTTCTCAGCAAACCTACTTGATTACCAGTTTCTCCGCTGACAAAAAGTCGTTGTCGGTCAGTGTTGTTCGAAACAGTAACTGGCCCAGTCGCAAAGTCGACAAGGTTATCCCTATCCTGAGGTAA
- the ccoP gene encoding cytochrome-c oxidase, cbb3-type subunit III, whose protein sequence is MTTFWSLYVTVLSLGTIFALTWLLLSTRKGQRAEQTDETVGHSFDGIEEYDNPLPKWWFMLFVGTIVFALGYLVLYPGLGNWKGLLPGYAYLDNDKKVEFANKESGWTGVHEWEKEMAKSDAKFGPIFAKFASMPIEEVAKDPQALKMGGRLFASNCSVCHGSDAKGAYGFPNLTDADWRWGGEPETIKATIMGGRHAIMPAWLDILKEQGVSDVAAYVLSNLDGRKLPEGAKADPVNGQKLFAANCAVCHGPEGKGTPAMGAPNLTHPAAFIYGSSFAQLQQTIRYGRQGQMPAQEQMQGNDKVHLLAAYVYSLSHGEKAADAE, encoded by the coding sequence ATGACTACGTTCTGGAGTCTGTACGTCACAGTCCTCAGTCTGGGTACCATCTTCGCCCTGACCTGGCTGCTGCTGTCGACCCGCAAGGGCCAGCGCGCCGAACAGACAGACGAGACGGTTGGCCACTCCTTCGACGGGATCGAGGAGTACGACAACCCACTGCCGAAATGGTGGTTCATGCTGTTCGTCGGCACCATCGTGTTCGCCCTCGGCTACCTGGTGCTCTACCCGGGCCTGGGTAACTGGAAAGGCCTGCTGCCGGGTTATGCCTACCTGGATAACGACAAGAAAGTCGAGTTTGCCAACAAGGAATCCGGCTGGACGGGCGTTCACGAGTGGGAAAAGGAAATGGCCAAGTCGGACGCCAAGTTCGGCCCGATCTTCGCCAAATTCGCTTCCATGCCGATTGAAGAAGTCGCCAAGGACCCGCAAGCCCTGAAGATGGGTGGCCGCCTGTTCGCCTCCAACTGCTCGGTTTGCCACGGTTCCGACGCCAAAGGCGCTTATGGCTTCCCTAACCTGACCGACGCCGACTGGCGCTGGGGCGGCGAACCGGAAACCATCAAGGCCACCATCATGGGCGGTCGCCACGCCATCATGCCGGCATGGCTCGACATCCTGAAGGAACAAGGCGTCAGCGACGTAGCCGCTTACGTACTGAGCAACCTTGATGGCCGCAAACTGCCAGAAGGCGCGAAGGCCGACCCGGTCAATGGCCAGAAGCTGTTTGCCGCCAACTGCGCGGTCTGCCACGGTCCGGAAGGCAAAGGCACCCCAGCGATGGGCGCACCTAACCTGACGCACCCGGCAGCGTTCATCTACGGTTCGAGCTTCGCTCAACTGCAGCAGACCATCCGTTACGGCCGTCAGGGCCAGATGCCTGCGCAAGAACAGATGCAAGGCAACGACAAGGTTCACCTGCTGGCCGCTTACGTCTACAGCCTCTCCCACGGTGAGAAAGCTGCCGACGCCGAGTAA
- the ccoG gene encoding cytochrome c oxidase accessory protein CcoG encodes MSNQIPVHDVTPPSKNANNSVDLYASREKIYTRAFTGLFRNLRMMGGAGLFLLYFGTVWLNWGGHQAVWWNLPERKFFIFGATFWPQDFILLSGLLIISAFGLFFITVYAGRVWCGYTCPQSVWTWIFMWCEKVTEGDRNQRIKLDKAPMSANKFLRKFSKHSLWLLIGFVTGMTFVGYFSPIRELVIDFFTGQADGWSYFWVGFFTFATYGNAGWLREQVCIYMCPYARFQSVMFDKDTLIVSYDPRRGESRGPRKKGADYKAQGLGDCIDCTMCVQVCPTGIDIRDGLQIECIGCAACIDACDSIMDKMEYPRGLISYTTEHNLSGQKTHKLRPRLVGYALVLLAMISLLITAFFMRSLVGFDVSKDRVLYRENAEGRIENVYSLKVMNKDQHDHTYLLEASGLPDLKLQGKREIKVAAGEIFSMPVELSSAPEQLPSSTNEVKFILKDADDDSVHVEAKSRFIGPQIR; translated from the coding sequence ATGAGCAACCAGATTCCGGTACACGACGTCACCCCCCCATCCAAGAACGCGAACAACAGCGTCGACCTTTACGCCTCTCGGGAAAAAATCTACACCCGCGCCTTCACCGGCCTGTTTCGCAACCTGCGGATGATGGGCGGCGCCGGGTTGTTTCTGCTGTATTTCGGCACGGTCTGGCTTAACTGGGGCGGCCATCAGGCCGTCTGGTGGAACCTGCCGGAGCGCAAATTCTTCATTTTCGGCGCGACCTTCTGGCCGCAGGATTTCATCCTGCTCTCGGGCCTGCTGATCATCAGTGCCTTCGGTCTGTTCTTCATTACGGTGTATGCCGGACGCGTCTGGTGCGGCTATACCTGCCCGCAAAGTGTCTGGACCTGGATTTTCATGTGGTGCGAAAAGGTCACCGAAGGCGACCGCAACCAGCGCATCAAGCTCGACAAGGCGCCGATGAGCGCCAACAAATTCCTGCGCAAGTTCAGCAAGCACAGCTTGTGGCTGCTGATCGGTTTCGTCACCGGCATGACCTTCGTCGGCTACTTCTCGCCGATTCGCGAACTGGTGATCGACTTCTTCACCGGGCAAGCCGATGGCTGGTCGTACTTCTGGGTCGGTTTCTTCACCTTCGCCACGTATGGCAACGCCGGTTGGTTGCGCGAACAAGTCTGCATCTACATGTGCCCTTATGCGCGCTTCCAGAGCGTGATGTTCGACAAGGACACCCTGATCGTCTCCTACGACCCGCGTCGCGGCGAAAGCCGTGGCCCGCGCAAGAAAGGCGCCGACTACAAGGCCCAGGGCCTGGGCGACTGCATCGACTGCACCATGTGCGTCCAGGTGTGCCCGACCGGTATCGACATCCGCGACGGCTTGCAGATCGAGTGCATCGGCTGCGCCGCGTGTATTGATGCCTGCGACAGCATCATGGACAAAATGGAGTACCCGCGCGGGCTCATCAGCTACACCACCGAACACAACCTGTCCGGGCAGAAAACCCATAAACTGCGCCCGCGCCTGGTGGGTTACGCCCTGGTGCTGCTGGCGATGATCAGCTTGTTGATTACCGCGTTCTTCATGCGTTCGCTGGTGGGTTTCGACGTCAGTAAGGACCGCGTGCTGTACCGCGAGAACGCCGAAGGCCGGATCGAAAACGTCTACAGCCTCAAAGTCATGAACAAAGACCAGCACGACCACACTTACTTGCTCGAAGCCTCCGGCCTGCCGGACCTCAAGCTGCAAGGCAAGCGAGAAATCAAAGTCGCCGCCGGGGAGATTTTCAGCATGCCGGTCGAGTTGTCGAGCGCACCGGAACAACTGCCGTCGAGTACCAACGAGGTGAAATTCATCCTCAAGGATGCCGATGACGACAGCGTCCACGTTGAAGCCAAGAGCCGATTCATCGGCCCACAAATCCGTTGA
- a CDS encoding CcoQ/FixQ family Cbb3-type cytochrome c oxidase assembly chaperone, whose amino-acid sequence MDIGMIRGLGTVVVMVAFIGLALWVFSPKRKSEFEDATLLPFADDPEAIKHVEQASRSNKE is encoded by the coding sequence ATGGATATCGGGATGATTCGTGGCCTGGGCACCGTCGTCGTGATGGTGGCCTTTATCGGTCTGGCGTTGTGGGTGTTCAGCCCCAAGCGCAAGTCGGAGTTTGAAGACGCGACCTTGCTGCCTTTCGCGGATGATCCCGAAGCCATCAAGCACGTCGAGCAAGCTTCTAGGAGTAACAAAGAATGA
- the fnr gene encoding fumarate/nitrate reduction transcriptional regulator Fnr has translation MSEPVKLRAHNQAHCKDCSLAPLCLPLSLNLEDMEALDEIVKRGRPLKKGEFLFRQGDQFDSVFAVRSGALKTFSLSDSGEEQITGFHLPSELVGLSGMDTESHPVSAQALETTSVCEIPFERLDELALQLPQLRRQLMRVMSREIRDDQQMMLLLSKKTADERIATFLVNLSARFRARGFSANQFRLSMSRNEIGNYLGLAVETVSRVFTRFQQNELIAAEGKEVHILDPIQLCALAGGSVEG, from the coding sequence ATGTCCGAGCCAGTAAAACTGCGCGCTCATAACCAGGCCCATTGCAAGGATTGCAGCCTGGCCCCTCTTTGCCTGCCACTTTCGCTGAATCTGGAAGACATGGAAGCGCTGGACGAAATCGTCAAACGTGGTCGCCCGCTGAAAAAGGGCGAGTTTCTGTTTCGCCAGGGTGACCAGTTCGATTCCGTCTTTGCAGTACGCTCCGGCGCCTTGAAAACCTTCAGCCTGAGCGACAGCGGCGAAGAACAGATCACCGGCTTCCACCTGCCGAGCGAACTCGTCGGGTTGTCGGGCATGGACACCGAAAGCCATCCAGTGTCGGCCCAGGCGCTGGAAACCACCTCGGTCTGTGAAATCCCTTTCGAACGCCTTGATGAACTGGCCCTGCAATTGCCGCAGTTGCGCCGTCAATTGATGCGGGTAATGAGTCGCGAAATTCGTGATGATCAGCAGATGATGCTGCTGCTCTCCAAGAAGACCGCCGATGAACGCATCGCGACCTTCCTGGTCAACCTCTCCGCCCGTTTCCGCGCGCGCGGCTTCTCGGCCAATCAGTTCCGCCTGAGCATGTCGCGCAACGAAATCGGCAACTACCTGGGGCTGGCGGTGGAAACCGTCTCCCGCGTCTTCACGCGCTTCCAGCAAAACGAGCTGATCGCCGCCGAAGGCAAGGAGGTGCACATTCTGGACCCGATCCAGCTCTGCGCACTGGCTGGCGGTTCGGTCGAAGGCTGA
- a CDS encoding sulfite exporter TauE/SafE family protein gives MFELAPLLVSAVILGLLGGGHCLGMCGGLMGALTLAIPKEQRSRRFQLLLAYNLGRILSYATAGLLIGLAGWAVANSPMAMFMRILAGLLLISMGLYLAGWWSGLTRIESLGRGLWRHVQPVATRLLPVSSLPRALLLGALWGWLPCGLVYSTLLWAASQGNAIDSALLMLAFGLGTWPVLLATGLAAERVTALLRKRSVRMTGGILVMLFGIWTLPGPHQHWLMGH, from the coding sequence ATGTTTGAACTGGCACCCTTGCTGGTTTCCGCTGTCATCCTCGGCCTGCTGGGCGGTGGCCATTGCCTGGGCATGTGCGGCGGCTTGATGGGCGCACTGACCCTGGCGATCCCCAAGGAACAACGCAGTCGGCGGTTCCAGTTGTTGCTGGCGTACAACCTGGGGCGGATTCTCAGCTACGCCACGGCGGGCCTGCTGATCGGTCTCGCCGGCTGGGCGGTGGCCAACAGCCCGATGGCCATGTTCATGCGGATTCTGGCCGGGTTGCTGCTGATATCCATGGGTTTGTACCTGGCCGGTTGGTGGAGCGGGCTGACCCGTATCGAAAGCCTGGGTCGCGGCCTGTGGCGGCATGTGCAGCCGGTTGCCACCCGCTTGCTGCCGGTCTCCAGCCTGCCGCGCGCCTTGCTGCTGGGCGCGCTCTGGGGCTGGCTGCCATGCGGCCTGGTTTACAGCACGCTGCTGTGGGCGGCGAGCCAGGGCAACGCCATCGATAGCGCGCTGCTGATGCTCGCTTTCGGCCTCGGCACCTGGCCGGTGCTGCTCGCCACTGGCCTGGCCGCCGAACGGGTCACCGCGCTACTGCGCAAACGCAGCGTGCGCATGACCGGCGGCATTCTGGTGATGCTGTTTGGCATCTGGACCCTGCCGGGGCCGCATCAGCATTGGTTGATGGGGCACTAA
- the ccoS gene encoding cbb3-type cytochrome oxidase assembly protein CcoS, giving the protein MPALYVMIPAALLIVAIAIYIFFWAVDSGQYDDLDGPAHSILFDDQDPQHQAAIDEATGKQPTDPTPPTDKAPPHV; this is encoded by the coding sequence ATGCCAGCTCTTTACGTGATGATCCCGGCCGCACTGCTGATCGTGGCCATCGCCATTTACATCTTCTTCTGGGCGGTCGACAGCGGCCAGTACGACGACCTCGACGGCCCGGCCCATAGCATTCTGTTCGACGATCAGGACCCTCAGCACCAGGCCGCCATCGACGAAGCAACCGGCAAACAGCCAACCGATCCGACCCCGCCCACCGACAAGGCCCCACCTCATGTTTGA
- a CDS encoding heavy metal translocating P-type ATPase: protein MTTPTPCYHCALPVPAGSRFTAVVLGDTRELCCPGCQAVAEAIVAGGLEHYYSHRSEASANPEALPVQLMDELALYDRADVQQPFVRHDGDLAEATLLMEGISCAACGWLIEKHLRSLPAVAEARLNLSNHRLHVRWADSQLQLSQVLNELRHIGYAAHPYQADRASEQLASENRLALRQLGLAGLLWFQAMMATMATWPEFNIDLSPELHTILRWVALFLTTPIVFYSCAPFFKGAMRDLRTRHLTMDVSVSLAIGGAYLAGIWTSITGVGELYFDAVGMFALFLLAGRYLERRARERTAAATAQLVNLLPASCLRLSADGQSERILLSELRQGDCVLVHPGAILPADGKILDGQSSIDESLLTGEYLPQPRAVGDAVTAGTLNVEGALTVEVLALGQDTRLSAIVRLLDRAQAEKPRLAEIADRAAQWFLLLSLIAAAAIGLLWWELDSSRAFWIVLAMLVATCPCALSLATPTALTAATGTLHKLGLLLTRGHVLEGLNQIDTVIFDKTGTLTEGRLALRSIRPLGALDSDQCLGLAAALENRSEHPIARAFGRAPVAAEEVLSSPGLGLEGLVGEQRLRIGQPAFVCALSGCAVPPMPDEAGQWLLLGDNAGALAWFVLDDRLRADAPALLAACKARGWRTLLLSGDSSPMVASVALELGIDEARGGLRPDDKLQVLWQLHKEGRKVLMLGDGVNDVPVLAAADISVAMGSATDLAKTSADAVLLSNRLDALVQAFSLARRTRRVIIENLLWAALYNGLMLPFAALGWITPVWAAIGMSISSLIVVLNALRLTRQIT, encoded by the coding sequence ATGACCACGCCAACGCCCTGCTACCACTGCGCCCTGCCCGTCCCGGCCGGCAGCCGGTTCACCGCCGTCGTACTCGGCGACACCCGCGAGCTCTGCTGCCCGGGCTGCCAGGCCGTGGCCGAAGCCATCGTCGCAGGCGGGCTTGAGCACTATTACAGCCACCGCAGCGAAGCCTCGGCCAACCCCGAAGCCTTGCCGGTGCAACTGATGGACGAGTTGGCGCTGTACGACCGCGCCGACGTCCAGCAACCCTTTGTCCGTCACGACGGCGACCTCGCCGAAGCCACGCTGCTGATGGAAGGCATCAGTTGCGCCGCCTGCGGCTGGCTGATCGAGAAACACCTGCGCAGCCTGCCGGCCGTGGCCGAGGCGCGACTGAACCTGTCCAACCATCGCCTGCATGTGCGCTGGGCCGACAGCCAGTTGCAGCTGAGCCAGGTGCTCAACGAACTGCGCCACATCGGCTACGCCGCCCACCCTTATCAAGCCGACCGCGCCAGTGAACAACTGGCCAGTGAAAACCGCCTGGCCCTGCGCCAGCTCGGCCTTGCCGGGCTGCTGTGGTTTCAGGCGATGATGGCGACCATGGCCACCTGGCCCGAATTCAACATCGACCTCAGCCCCGAGCTGCACACCATCCTGCGCTGGGTCGCGCTGTTCCTCACCACGCCTATCGTGTTCTACAGCTGCGCGCCATTTTTCAAGGGTGCCATGCGCGACCTGCGCACCCGCCACCTGACCATGGACGTGTCGGTTTCCCTGGCGATTGGCGGCGCTTATCTCGCCGGCATCTGGACTTCAATCACCGGAGTCGGCGAGCTGTATTTCGACGCCGTGGGCATGTTCGCCCTGTTCCTGTTGGCCGGCCGGTATCTGGAACGCCGTGCCCGCGAGCGCACTGCGGCCGCCACCGCGCAGCTTGTAAATCTATTGCCGGCGTCATGCCTGCGCCTCAGCGCAGACGGCCAGAGCGAGCGGATCCTGCTCAGTGAATTGCGCCAGGGTGACTGCGTGCTGGTCCATCCCGGCGCCATCCTCCCGGCCGACGGCAAGATTCTCGACGGTCAGTCGAGCATCGACGAATCCCTGCTGACCGGCGAGTACCTGCCTCAACCTCGGGCAGTGGGCGATGCGGTCACCGCCGGCACCCTGAACGTCGAAGGCGCACTGACCGTCGAAGTGCTGGCGCTGGGTCAGGACACTCGCCTGTCAGCCATCGTCCGCTTGCTCGACCGCGCCCAAGCTGAAAAACCGCGGCTGGCCGAAATCGCCGACCGCGCTGCGCAATGGTTTTTGCTGCTGTCGCTGATTGCCGCAGCGGCCATCGGCTTGCTGTGGTGGGAACTGGATTCGTCCCGTGCATTCTGGATCGTCCTCGCGATGCTGGTCGCGACCTGCCCTTGCGCACTGTCGCTGGCGACACCGACCGCGCTGACCGCCGCCACCGGCACCCTGCACAAACTCGGCCTGCTACTGACCCGCGGGCACGTGCTCGAAGGCCTGAACCAGATCGACACGGTGATTTTCGACAAGACCGGCACTCTCACCGAAGGGCGCCTGGCCTTGCGCTCAATTCGCCCGCTGGGCGCGCTCGACAGCGATCAGTGCCTGGGGCTGGCCGCCGCGCTGGAAAACCGCTCCGAACACCCGATTGCCCGCGCCTTTGGCCGGGCGCCCGTGGCGGCCGAAGAAGTGCTCAGCTCACCGGGGCTGGGCCTCGAGGGCCTCGTCGGCGAACAGCGCTTGCGCATCGGTCAGCCGGCGTTTGTCTGCGCACTCAGCGGCTGCGCCGTACCACCAATGCCGGACGAAGCCGGGCAATGGCTGCTGCTGGGCGACAACGCTGGCGCGCTGGCATGGTTCGTACTCGATGACCGTCTGCGTGCCGATGCCCCTGCCCTGCTGGCGGCGTGCAAAGCACGCGGCTGGCGCACGCTGTTGTTGTCCGGCGACAGCTCGCCGATGGTGGCCAGCGTTGCCCTTGAGCTGGGCATTGACGAGGCCCGTGGCGGCTTGCGGCCGGACGACAAGTTGCAGGTCTTGTGGCAGTTGCATAAGGAAGGTCGCAAGGTGTTGATGCTCGGCGACGGAGTCAACGACGTGCCGGTACTGGCCGCCGCCGATATCAGCGTCGCCATGGGTTCAGCCACCGACCTTGCGAAAACCAGCGCCGACGCCGTCCTGCTGTCCAACCGCCTCGACGCCCTGGTGCAAGCCTTCAGCCTGGCGCGGCGTACACGCCGGGTCATCATCGAGAACCTGCTCTGGGCGGCGCTGTACAATGGCCTCATGTTGCCGTTCGCCGCCCTCGGCTGGATCACTCCGGTGTGGGCGGCGATCGGTATGTCCATCAGTTCGTTGATCGTGGTGCTGAATGCCCTGCGCCTGACACGCCAGATCACGTGA
- a CDS encoding FixH family protein, protein MPAATAISPWYKHLWPWIIIGILACSVTLTLSMVTIAVNNPDNLVNDNYYEAGKGINRSLDRELLAQTLQLRAKVHLDELTGEVELHLTGNSMPATLELNLISPTQPEKDRKIALALSGTEQGRYVGQLGDKVEGRRFVELLGSQDDHVWRMFEEEQVSHDKNLLLGDEPLQGAEDLKK, encoded by the coding sequence ATGCCCGCAGCAACTGCCATCAGCCCTTGGTACAAGCACCTTTGGCCCTGGATCATCATCGGGATCCTGGCCTGCTCGGTGACCCTGACCTTGTCCATGGTGACAATCGCCGTGAACAACCCGGACAACCTGGTCAACGACAATTACTACGAGGCCGGCAAAGGCATCAACCGCTCGCTGGACCGTGAACTGCTGGCCCAGACCCTGCAATTGCGCGCCAAGGTCCACCTGGACGAACTCACCGGTGAAGTCGAACTGCACCTGACCGGCAACAGCATGCCCGCGACCCTGGAACTGAACCTGATCTCGCCGACCCAGCCGGAGAAGGATCGCAAGATCGCCCTGGCCCTTAGCGGCACCGAACAGGGCCGCTACGTGGGCCAACTGGGCGACAAGGTCGAGGGCCGTCGTTTCGTCGAGCTGCTGGGCAGCCAGGACGACCACGTGTGGCGCATGTTTGAAGAAGAACAAGTCAGCCACGACAAGAACCTGCTGCTCGGTGATGAACCGCTGCAGGGTGCGGAAGACCTGAAAAAATAA